A region of the Pseudomonas silesiensis genome:
TTTGCTTGGGTTTAATGGTGAATGCCCCGACTCGATCACTGGGCACTATTTACTGGGCCAGGGCAAGCGGGCTTTTAATCCGGTTTTGATGCGTTTTAACAGTCCGGATGAGTTGAGCCCGTTTGGTGCAGGGGGGATAAATCCATATGCATATTGCGAGGGCGACCCCATCAATTTTTCGGATCCATCCGGAAACGGAAAATTCAAAATAATATTAGATCTGGCTGAACGTACCGCTAGACGTACCAAATTAGCACTTACCAACACCCCACTAAATACAACACACCGCTCCTCCCACTCCATAGCCCGGGCCGCTCGCTCAGCATCAACGTCCAATCCAATTGTTGATACCGCTACTCCGATTGCCTCTCCTATAAAAACTCAAAGATCAAAACTGCCGCCTGAAAAAAAGGCAAAAAGAACAAGAACAGAAGGAAATCCCGCACGAACTAAACACCAACAACAAGCATATGAAAAAGAAAGTAAATTAGCTGCCGACGCACGCAAATATGACGCACGTGAAGATAACCCAAGCAATTATGAAAATACGGAATTGCGAAATAAATTTGACGTACTAAACCAAGAACTAAGTGATATCAGAGCGCGACGGGCTCCATATGAACAGGTCGAGATGGTACGCAAGCGCGCTGGTTATGCTCGAAGAATTGCCAAGCAAAGCGCTATTACAAGTATTGAGAATCAAGCCAAAACAATTAGAAACAAATAGAGCAAAACTAACGTTGCTACAACTTCATACCCAAGCACCATAACTTCGGCGCGCAGACTACGGCTCCAACCCAATCCCCCGCAATATCACACTGGTCACCGTCTGTACCGCCCGCTCGAACTGCATATCCGACAACGGCTGATGATCATTGAGAATATTCACCTGATGATCAAAGTCAGCATAATGTTGAGTCGATGCCCAAATCATATAAAGCAGGCTCGAAGGCTCCACCGGCAAAATGCGTTTGTCCTCCACCCACTGGCGGATTTTCGCTTCTTTCATCTTGGCCCAGTCGTACAGGCTCGCATCCAGTTTCTCACCCAGGGTCGGCGCGCCGTGGATGATTTCGTTGGCCCAGACTTTTGACCCGTAAGGCCGGCTGCGGGAGTGGTTCATCTTGGCGCGGATGTAGCTGCTGAGTACCACCCGTGGGTCGTCGAACATCTCGAAGCACAGGGCGTCCTGTTTCCAGACTTCGAGCAGGTCGAAAAGCACGGCGCTGTACAGCTCGCTCTTGGTGCTGAAGTAGTAATGCAGGTTGGAACGCGGCAGCTGGACCTCGGCGGCGATGTCGGCCATGGCGGTGCTGCCGAAGCCTTTTTCGGCGAAGACCTTTTCGGCTCCCAGCAGAATTTTCTCGACGTTACTGCGGCGGATTTCGATCTTGTGATTGCCCATGAGGGCTCCCTGACACCAGCGTTGCTCAAGACTAGCATCCGCTCTACTTCGGGGCGACAGGGGAAAACGAATCTTCCTACGCCCGGTTTCATGCTCATGCAGGTAAACTGCCCGCCTCTTCGAACCTGCCTCTGAGGTATCCACGATGCTGCTCAAGAACGCCCTGACCACCGCCGCCCTCCTCGGCTCACTGTTCGCCGCCTCATCGGTGTTGGCCCATGCCCATTTGAAAAGCCAGACTCCGGCTGCGGACAGCACGGTGAGCGCACCGGCGGAACTGCGCCTGGTGTTTTCCGAAGGCGTGGAAGCGACCTTTACCAAAGTCAGCATCAGCAAGGACGGCGCCCCAGTCCCGGTGAAAAGCCTGGCCACCGAAGGCAGCGATAAAAAGACCCTGGTCGTGACTCCCGCGGCGCCATTGGCGGCCGGTGCGTACAAAGTCGAGTGGCATGCGGTGTCGGTCGATACCCACAAAAGCGAAGGCGCCTACGGCTTCAAGGTTGGCCAGTAATTCATGATCAGTGCGATGGTGCTGTGCCGTTTCCTGCATTTCACCGTGGTGTTGATGCTGTTTGGGGCCTGGGTATTCAAGCCTTTGCTGTCAGGCCGTGAAACCGCGCTGGATCGACCTCTGGCGCGGGTATGCCAGTGGCTTGCCGGGGTGGCGTTGTTCAGCGGTGTCGGCTGGTTGCTGCTGATCGCTGCCAGCATGGCCGGTAGCTGGGCGGCGGCATTCGATCCGTCGACCCTGGGCCTGGTGTTGGGCAAGACGTTTTTCGGTCAGGTCTGGCGCTGGCATTTGCTGCTCAATCTGCTGTTGCTGGTGTTGCTGCTGACGCCGCTGCGCGACAACCTCCCCTGGCGAATCGTCTTGAGTGGCCTGTTGCTGGCGACATTGGCCCCGGTGGGCCATGGCGCCATGCTTGACGGCAACGAAGGCCGGTTGCTGATCCTTAACCAGATCATCCATCTGATCTGCGTCGGTGCCTGGCTCGGGGGGTTGATGGTGCTGGTGATGATCCTCCTGCGACCGGACACACACGCCGTCAAAGCGATCTTGCAACGCTTCAGCGGTGTCGGTTATGCATTGGTGGCGGGGCTGGTGATCACGGGGCTGATCAATGTGCGGGTCCTGACCGGGCAATTCTGGCCTACGCCACTGCTGTCGGGTTTCGCACTGATTCTGCTGATCAAGGTGGTGCTGGTCGCCGCCATGTCGGGACTGGCGCTGTTCAACCGACTGCGGATCAAGGATTGCGAACAGCGGCAGTCAACCCTGAAAACAAGTGTGATCCTGGAATGGTTGCTGGGGATTGGGGCGGTGGCGGCGGTATCGCTGCTGGGGACCCTGCCGCCAATGATCATGAGCTGAAATACGCCCCCCTGTAGGAGCGAGCTTGCTCGCGAAGAACCTGAGAGTGCCGCCGGGTGTCAGGTTTCCAGCGTTATCGTTGACGTCCATCGCGAGCAAGCTCGCTCCTACAGAGTTCACCGACATACGACCAAAGTCGTTAAGTCATCGTATAACTTCTAATTGACAATCCCCGGAATCCTCGCAAATAATCGCCCTATGTTGTACGACGACGTATGACGACAATAAAAACAAAAAAGTAAACGGGAGCGTCACAGTGAGCAAGCTCGTCCGCAATTCCTCCGTCAGCACCCCTCGTCCTACCTTCGCACGCCGTCATGCCCTGGGCCTCATCAGCTTCAGCAGCCTGGCTTTCGCCCTGCCCCTGACCGCCAACGCCGAGGGCTTCGTCGATGATGCCAAGGCCACGTTGAACTTGCGCAACGCCTATTTCAATCGCAACTTCACCAACCCGGCCAACGCCCAGGGCAAGGCTGAAGAGTGGACGCAAAGTTTCATCCTCGACGCGAAGTCAGGGTTCACCCCGGGGCCAGTCGGTTTTGGCGTAGACGTACTGGGTATGTACTCGCAGAAGCTTGACGGTGGTAAAGGCACCGGCGGCACGCAGTTGTTGCCGATCCATGACGACGGTCGCCCCGCGGACAATTTCGGGCGGCTGGGTGTGGCGCTGAAAGGCAAAATCTCGAAGACTGAAGTAAAGGTTGGCGAATGGATGCCGGTGTTGCCGATCCTGCGCTCCGACGACGGCCGCTCCCTGCCCCAGACCTTCCGCGGTGGCCAGGTGACCTCCACCGAGATCAGCGGCCTGACGCTCTACGGCGGTCAGTTTCGCGCCAACAGCCCGCGCAACGACGCGAGCATGGAAGACATGTTCATGAACGGCAAGGCTGCCTTTACCACCGACCGGTTCAACTTCGGCGGCGGTGAGTACGCGTTCAACGAAAAGCGCACCCAGGTCGGTGTCTGGTACTCGGAACTCAGCGACATCTATCAGCAGCAGTATTTCAACCTGAGCCACAGCCAGCCCATCGGCGACTGGACCCTGGGCGCCAACCTCGGGTACTTCATCGGCAAGGAAGACGGCAGCGCCCTGGCCGGCGACCTCGACAACAAAACCGCATTCGCCCTGCTCTCGGCCAAATACGGCGGCAACACCTTCTACGTCGGCCTGCAAAAGCTCAGCGGCGACGATGTCTGGATGCGGGTCAACGGCACCAGCGGCGGCACCCTGGCCAACGATAGCTTCAACTCGAGCTACGACAACGCCAAGGAAAAATCCTGGCAGCTGCGCCACGACTACAACTTCGTCGCCCTCGGCATTCCGGGCCTGACGATGATGAACCGCTACATCAGCGGCGATAACGTGCACACCGGCGCGATCACCGACGGCAAGGAATGGGGTCGCGAATCGGAACTGGCCTACACCGTGCAGAGCGGCGCGCTGAAGAACCTTAACGTCAAATGGCGCAACGCGACCATCCGCCGGGATTTCAGTACCAACGAATTCGATGAAAACCGGATTTTTATCAGCTATCCGCTTTCGTTGCTTTAAGGCGTTTTTTGGCTGGCAAATACCTCGGTGCAACACACGTCCCCTGTAGGAGCGCAGCTTGCTCGCGGTGGTTTCAAGAGCGCCGTGTATCCAATCAGCGCGCGTCATCGTTAACGTCCATCGCGAGCAAGCTTCGCTCCTACGGGGGTAGGTCTGCCGGAAAAGATAACCCCCCGTCAATTTCACCCAAAGTCGCGTTGACAAAACCCGGGAAGCCTAACGATACTTTGACCAAGTCGTACGACAACCTACAACGCACCCTAACAATAACTGCTGTCCAGGGACTTCCATGACTACTACTCAAACAGCCCCTTTCAATCGCCTGCTGCTAACCGGTGCCGCCGGCGGCCTCGGTAAAGTGCTGCGCGAAACGCTGCGGCCTTATGCCAACGTGATTCGCCTGTCGGACATTGCCGACATCGCCCCGGCCATCGATGACCGGGAAGAAGTCGTCACCTGCGACCTTTCCGACAAACAAGCGGTGCATCGACTGGTCGAAGGCGTGGACGCCATCCTGCACTTCGGCGGCGTGTCGGTAGAGCGCTCGTTCGAAGAAATCCTCGGCGCCAACATCTGCGGCGTGTTCCACATCTACGAAGCGGCGCGCCGGCATGGCGTCAAGCGCGTGATTTTCGCCAGCTCCAACCATGTGATCGGCTTCTACAAGCAGGACCAGGTCATCGACGCACACTCCCCGCGTCGCCCGGACAGTTACTACGGCTTGTCCAAGTCCTACGGCGAAGACATGGCCACGTTCTACTTCGATCGTTATGGCATCGAGACCGTCAGCATCCGCATTGGCTCCTCGTTCCCGGAACCGCAAAACCGCCGGATGATGAGCACCTGGCTGAGCTTCGGCGATCTCACGCAATTGCTCGAGCGTGCGTTGCTCACCCCAGGCGTCGGTCACACCGTGGTGTATGGCATGTCCGATAACAAGGATATCTGGTGGGATAACCGATTCGCGACCGCCCTGGGCTATGCCCCCAAAGACAGCTCCGAAGTGTTCCGCGGCAAGGTCGAAGCCCAGCCGATGCCCGCCGCTGATGATCCTGCGCGTGTCTATCAGGGTGGCGCCTTCTGTGCGGCCGGCCCGTTCGGCGACTGAACCCGCAACGATCCCAACCATAACAGCCCAAGGGAATGAGTCGCCATGCACGCCGAATTGATTGTCGATGCCCGTAACGCGGTGGGTGAAAGCCCGGTCTGGGTCGCCGAGGAAAATGCCCTGTACTGGGTCGATATTCCCGCTGGCGGCCTGCAACGCTGGCGTGCCGACAGCGGTCATGTCGATGCCTGGACCGCCCCGCAAATGCTTGCCTGCATCGCACGTCAAGGCAATGGACGCTGGGTGGCCGGCATGGAAAGCGGCTTCTTTGAGCTGCACCCGCATAACGACGGCAGCCTCGACAGCGAACTGCTGGCCGGCGTGAATCACGCTCGCCCCGACATGCGCCTCAACGACGGTCGTTGCGATCGTCAGGGGCGCTTCTGGGCCGGGAGCATGGTGCTGAACATGGGCGCCAATGCTGCCGAGGGCAGGCTCTATCGCTACAGCGCCGGGCAACCGGGGCCGCTCGAGGCGCAACTCGGCGGGTTCATCGTGCCCAACGGCCTGGGCTTCAGCCCGGATGGCCGCACGATGTACCTGTCGGATTCCCATCCCCTGGTCCAGCAGATCTGGGCCTTCGATTACGACATCGACACCGGCACGCCGTCCAGGCGCCGGCTGTTCGTCGACATGCATCAGTTCCCCGGGCGTCCCGACGGCGCCGCGGTGGATGCCGAAGGCTGCTACTGGATCTGCGCCAACGACGCCGGGCTGATCCATCGTTTCACCCCTGATGGCCGACTGGACCGCTCCCTCGCGGTCCCGGTGAAAAAACCCACCATGTGCGCCTTTGGTGGCAGTCGACTGGACACGCTGTTCGTGACCTCGATCCGCCCCGGTGACGACCGGGACGAACAGTCCCTGGCCGGCGGTGTATTTGCCCTGAATCCCGGGGTGAAAGGTTTGCCGGAACCTGCGTTCAACCCATTGCCGTAACCGCTTGTGCTGCACCGCTGCGCCTTGAAAACAACAATAACAAGACTGGAGACACAACCCATGGACTTCAAACGCACCTTGCTCGCCGCTGCACTCCCCTTCGTTTTCACCCTCAGCAGTACCGCCCACGCGCTGGAAATCAAATTTGCCGACATCCATCCCGCCGGTTACCCGACCGTGGTGGCGGAAGAACAGTTGGGCAAGACTCTGGTGGCCGACAGTAACGGCAAGTTGACGTTCAAGATGTTCGCCGGCGGTGTGCTCGGCTCGGAAAAAGAAGTGGTGGAACAGGCCCAGGTCGGCGCCATCCAGATGGCCCGGGTCAGCCTGGGCATCGTCGGGCCGGTGGTGCCGGACGTGAACGTGTTCAACATGCCGTTTGTATTCCGCGACCAGGCGCACATGCGCAAAGTCATTGACGGTGAAGTCGGCGACGAGATCCTGGCGAAAATCACCGATTCCGAATTCGGCCTGGTCGCCCTGGCCTGGATGGACGGCGGCACGCGCAACATCTACACCAAGAAACCGGTGCGCAGCCTCGCCGACCTCAAGGGCATGAAGATTCGCGTGCAAGGCAACCCGATGTTCATCGAAACCATCAACGCCATGGGCGGCAACGGCATTGCGATGGACACCGGCGAGATCTTCAGTGCGTTGCAGACCGGGGTGATCGACGGTGCGGAAAACAACCCGCCGACCCTGCTCGAACACAACCACTACCAGAACGCCAAGTTCTACAGCTTGACCGGGCACCTGATCCTGCCCGAGCCGATCGTGATGTCGAAAATCACCTGGGACAAACTCACCCCCGAGCAACAAGTGCTGGTGAAGAAAACCGCCAAGGCGGCACAGGCCCAGGAACGCACGTTGTGGGACGCAAAATCCACCAGCAGCGAAGAGAAACTCAAGGCGGCCGGCGTCGAGTTCATCACCGTCGACAAAAAACCTTTCTATGAGGCCACCGCCTCGGTCCGGGAAAAATACGGCGCGCCCTACGCCGATCTGATCAAGCGCATCGAAGCCGTTCAGTAACCCTCCCTGCATTCATGAAAGGCCCGGCGCCGCTGACGTTGGTGTAGGTCAGCGCGCGCCCGGTTACGGTGGAACCCGATGAAGAATCTGCTGCTGCGTATCAACGACAGGATTTACATGACCTGCATCTGGGTCGCGGGGATGTCAGTCCTGGCCATTTCCCTGATCATTCCCTGGGGCGTGTTTGCCCGTTACATCCTCGGCACGGGCTCGAGCTGGCCGGAGCCCACCGCCATCCTGCTGATGATGGTCTTCACCTTCATCGGTGCCGCCGCCAGCTATCGCGCCGGCGCGCACATGGCCGTGGCCATGCTGACGGATCGCATGACGCCGCACCTTCGCAGGACCATGAGCATCGTCTCGCAACTGCTGATGGCAACGATCTGCCTGTTCATGACGGTCTGGGGCACCAAGCTGTGCATCTCCACCTGGAACCAGTTCATGAGCGCCCTGCCCACCCTGCGAGTCGGCATCACTTACATGCCGATCCCCGTCGGCGGTCTGCTGACGCTGATCTTTGTCCTGGAAAAACTCTTGCTCGGTGACCAGAGCAACCGTCGGGTCGTGCGATTCGACCTGGTTGAAGAAAACGAAGGTGCCGCCTGAATGGACGCTCTGATTCTGCTGGGCAGTTTTATCGCTTTGATCCTGATCGGCATGCCGGTCGCCTACGCCCTGGGCCTTTCCGCCCTGATCGGCGCCTGGTGGATCGACATACCGTTCCAGGCCCTGATGATTCAGGTCGCCGGTGGCGTCAACAAATTCTCCCTGCTGGCGATCCCGTTTTTCGTCCTGGCGGGCGCGATCATGGCCGAGGGCGGCATGTCCCGGCGGCTGGTCGCGTTTGCCGGTGTGTTGGTGGGTTTCGTGCGCGGCGGATTATCGCTGGTCAACATCATGGCCTCGACCTTCTTCGGTGCGATCTCCGGTTCCTCGGTGGCGGACACCGCGTCGGTGGGCTCGGTGCTGATTCCAGAGATGGAACGGCGCGGCTATCCCCGGGAATTCGCCACGGCGGTCACCGTCAGCGGCTCGGTGCAAGCGCTGCTGACCCCGCCCAGCCACAACTCGGTACTCTACTCGCTGGCTGCCGGCGGCACGGTGTCCATTGCTTCGTTGTTCATGGCTGGCGTAGTTCCGGGCCTGTTGATGAGCGCGTGCCTGATGGTGCTGTGCCTGATCTTCGCCAAAAAGCGCAACTACCCCAAGGGCGAAGTCATTCCCATGCGGCAGGCGCTGAAGATCTGCGGCGAAGCGATGTGGGGCCTGATGGCCATGGTGATCATCCTCGGCGGCATTCTTTCGGGGATCTTCACCGCGACTGAATCGGCGGCCATTGCGGTGTTGTGGTCGTTCTTCGTCACCATGTTCATCTACCGCGACTACAAGTGGAGCGAGCTGCCAAAGCTGATGCACCGCACGGTACGGACGATTTCGATTGTGATGATCCTGATCGGTTTTGCCGCCAGCTTCGGCTACATCATGACCCTGATGCAGATCCCGTCGAAGATCACCACGATGTTCCTGACGCTGTCGGACAATCGCTATGTGATTCTGATGTGCATCAACGTCATGCTGCTGTTGCTTGGCACGGTGATGGACATGGCGCCGCTGATCCTGATCCTGACACCGATTTTGATGCCGGTGATCCTGGGCATTGGCGTGGACCCGGTGCAGTTCGGCATGATCATGCTGGTGAACCTGGGGATTGGTTTGATCACGCCGCCGGTGGGTGCGGTGCTGTTTGTGGGGTCGGCGGTGGGTAAAGTCAGTATCGAGAAGACCGTGAAGGCGCTGCTGCCGTTCTATGCCGTGCTGTTCCTGGTGCTGATGGCCGTGACCTACATTCCGGCGCTGTCGCTGTGGTTGCCGCATTTGGTGTTGTAGAACGCGGGTCCCGGCCCTGGCAAAAACATTCGCAACTGTAAAACGCAATGCCTGTAGGAGCCAGGCTTGCCGGCGAAGGCGTATTTGAGATCGTCTTCGCCGGCAAGCCTGGCTCCTACAAGCGAAGGCGTATTTGAGATCGTCTTCGCCGGCAAGCCTGGCTCCTACAGACGAAGGCGTATTTGAGATCGTCTTCGCCGGCAAGCCTGGCTCCTACAGGCGAAGGCGTAT
Encoded here:
- a CDS encoding TRAP transporter substrate-binding protein: MDFKRTLLAAALPFVFTLSSTAHALEIKFADIHPAGYPTVVAEEQLGKTLVADSNGKLTFKMFAGGVLGSEKEVVEQAQVGAIQMARVSLGIVGPVVPDVNVFNMPFVFRDQAHMRKVIDGEVGDEILAKITDSEFGLVALAWMDGGTRNIYTKKPVRSLADLKGMKIRVQGNPMFIETINAMGGNGIAMDTGEIFSALQTGVIDGAENNPPTLLEHNHYQNAKFYSLTGHLILPEPIVMSKITWDKLTPEQQVLVKKTAKAAQAQERTLWDAKSTSSEEKLKAAGVEFITVDKKPFYEATASVREKYGAPYADLIKRIEAVQ
- a CDS encoding TetR/AcrR family transcriptional regulator; its protein translation is MGNHKIEIRRSNVEKILLGAEKVFAEKGFGSTAMADIAAEVQLPRSNLHYYFSTKSELYSAVLFDLLEVWKQDALCFEMFDDPRVVLSSYIRAKMNHSRSRPYGSKVWANEIIHGAPTLGEKLDASLYDWAKMKEAKIRQWVEDKRILPVEPSSLLYMIWASTQHYADFDHQVNILNDHQPLSDMQFERAVQTVTSVILRGIGLEP
- a CDS encoding RHS repeat-associated core domain-containing protein gives rise to the protein MSTSSLKMLCRYQYDPLDRLTGVGVLEGARNQRFYQEDHLTTKLGEQTQRTIFRHEAQPLAQLHIAAGGTETTLLATDQADSLLQAVRGTNPQQLAYTAYGHHPAERGLSRLLGFNGECPDSITGHYLLGQGKRAFNPVLMRFNSPDELSPFGAGGINPYAYCEGDPINFSDPSGNGKFKIILDLAERTARRTKLALTNTPLNTTHRSSHSIARAARSASTSNPIVDTATPIASPIKTQRSKLPPEKKAKRTRTEGNPARTKHQQQAYEKESKLAADARKYDAREDNPSNYENTELRNKFDVLNQELSDIRARRAPYEQVEMVRKRAGYARRIAKQSAITSIENQAKTIRNK
- the copD gene encoding copper homeostasis membrane protein CopD, producing MISAMVLCRFLHFTVVLMLFGAWVFKPLLSGRETALDRPLARVCQWLAGVALFSGVGWLLLIAASMAGSWAAAFDPSTLGLVLGKTFFGQVWRWHLLLNLLLLVLLLTPLRDNLPWRIVLSGLLLATLAPVGHGAMLDGNEGRLLILNQIIHLICVGAWLGGLMVLVMILLRPDTHAVKAILQRFSGVGYALVAGLVITGLINVRVLTGQFWPTPLLSGFALILLIKVVLVAAMSGLALFNRLRIKDCEQRQSTLKTSVILEWLLGIGAVAAVSLLGTLPPMIMS
- a CDS encoding OprD family porin, with the protein product MSKLVRNSSVSTPRPTFARRHALGLISFSSLAFALPLTANAEGFVDDAKATLNLRNAYFNRNFTNPANAQGKAEEWTQSFILDAKSGFTPGPVGFGVDVLGMYSQKLDGGKGTGGTQLLPIHDDGRPADNFGRLGVALKGKISKTEVKVGEWMPVLPILRSDDGRSLPQTFRGGQVTSTEISGLTLYGGQFRANSPRNDASMEDMFMNGKAAFTTDRFNFGGGEYAFNEKRTQVGVWYSELSDIYQQQYFNLSHSQPIGDWTLGANLGYFIGKEDGSALAGDLDNKTAFALLSAKYGGNTFYVGLQKLSGDDVWMRVNGTSGGTLANDSFNSSYDNAKEKSWQLRHDYNFVALGIPGLTMMNRYISGDNVHTGAITDGKEWGRESELAYTVQSGALKNLNVKWRNATIRRDFSTNEFDENRIFISYPLSLL
- a CDS encoding SMP-30/gluconolactonase/LRE family protein; protein product: MHAELIVDARNAVGESPVWVAEENALYWVDIPAGGLQRWRADSGHVDAWTAPQMLACIARQGNGRWVAGMESGFFELHPHNDGSLDSELLAGVNHARPDMRLNDGRCDRQGRFWAGSMVLNMGANAAEGRLYRYSAGQPGPLEAQLGGFIVPNGLGFSPDGRTMYLSDSHPLVQQIWAFDYDIDTGTPSRRRLFVDMHQFPGRPDGAAVDAEGCYWICANDAGLIHRFTPDGRLDRSLAVPVKKPTMCAFGGSRLDTLFVTSIRPGDDRDEQSLAGGVFALNPGVKGLPEPAFNPLP
- the copC gene encoding copper homeostasis periplasmic binding protein CopC, giving the protein MLLKNALTTAALLGSLFAASSVLAHAHLKSQTPAADSTVSAPAELRLVFSEGVEATFTKVSISKDGAPVPVKSLATEGSDKKTLVVTPAAPLAAGAYKVEWHAVSVDTHKSEGAYGFKVGQ
- a CDS encoding TRAP transporter small permease, with the translated sequence MKNLLLRINDRIYMTCIWVAGMSVLAISLIIPWGVFARYILGTGSSWPEPTAILLMMVFTFIGAAASYRAGAHMAVAMLTDRMTPHLRRTMSIVSQLLMATICLFMTVWGTKLCISTWNQFMSALPTLRVGITYMPIPVGGLLTLIFVLEKLLLGDQSNRRVVRFDLVEENEGAA
- a CDS encoding NAD-dependent epimerase/dehydratase family protein produces the protein MTTTQTAPFNRLLLTGAAGGLGKVLRETLRPYANVIRLSDIADIAPAIDDREEVVTCDLSDKQAVHRLVEGVDAILHFGGVSVERSFEEILGANICGVFHIYEAARRHGVKRVIFASSNHVIGFYKQDQVIDAHSPRRPDSYYGLSKSYGEDMATFYFDRYGIETVSIRIGSSFPEPQNRRMMSTWLSFGDLTQLLERALLTPGVGHTVVYGMSDNKDIWWDNRFATALGYAPKDSSEVFRGKVEAQPMPAADDPARVYQGGAFCAAGPFGD
- a CDS encoding TRAP transporter large permease, with amino-acid sequence MDALILLGSFIALILIGMPVAYALGLSALIGAWWIDIPFQALMIQVAGGVNKFSLLAIPFFVLAGAIMAEGGMSRRLVAFAGVLVGFVRGGLSLVNIMASTFFGAISGSSVADTASVGSVLIPEMERRGYPREFATAVTVSGSVQALLTPPSHNSVLYSLAAGGTVSIASLFMAGVVPGLLMSACLMVLCLIFAKKRNYPKGEVIPMRQALKICGEAMWGLMAMVIILGGILSGIFTATESAAIAVLWSFFVTMFIYRDYKWSELPKLMHRTVRTISIVMILIGFAASFGYIMTLMQIPSKITTMFLTLSDNRYVILMCINVMLLLLGTVMDMAPLILILTPILMPVILGIGVDPVQFGMIMLVNLGIGLITPPVGAVLFVGSAVGKVSIEKTVKALLPFYAVLFLVLMAVTYIPALSLWLPHLVL